In Rhodoferax koreense, a genomic segment contains:
- the edd gene encoding phosphogluconate dehydratase: MKLHETVTAVTERIRARSAESRSAYLARLDAMAGRQPGAERMGCANVAHAFAGMPSNDKFKVVAEKAPNIGIVTAYNDMLSAHTPMQAYPDLIKAEARKLGATAQVAGGVPAMCDGVTQGTPGMELSLFSRDVIAMATAVALSHDVFDAALMLGVCDKIVPGLLIGALQFGHLPTVFVPAGPMPSGLSNNAKSKVREQAAQGLVGRPELLEAESAAYHSAGTCTFYGTANSNQMLLEAMGLHVPGTAFVAPGGALRDELTREAARTVLGITYKKRFAPIGRVVDERAIVNAMVALLATGGSTNHLIHWVAVAHSAGIVIDWDDFSALSDVVPTLAKVYPNGSADVNQFQAAGGTGYIIRELLDAGFMHEDVITVRPGGLREFTAEPALVGDVLRWEVAGASKDEGIVRPAGAPFSATGGLKLLQGNLGRSVIKVSAVPEDRHVIEAPARVFDSQEALHVAFNAGELNRDVVCVVRWQGPQANGMPELHKLTPPLAVLQGKGYKVALVTDGRMSGASGKVPAAIHVSPEAVAGGPLAKIVDGDLVRLDAVAGTLQALVADDVWAERPFATIPESQRAANAVGMGRELFTGMRRSAKTAEEGALSWM; the protein is encoded by the coding sequence ATGAAACTCCACGAGACAGTTACGGCGGTCACCGAACGCATCCGTGCCCGCAGCGCCGAGAGCCGCTCTGCCTACCTGGCTCGCCTCGATGCCATGGCAGGCCGCCAGCCCGGCGCCGAGCGCATGGGCTGCGCCAACGTCGCGCATGCCTTCGCCGGCATGCCTTCGAACGACAAGTTCAAGGTGGTGGCCGAGAAGGCGCCCAACATCGGCATCGTCACGGCCTACAACGACATGTTGTCCGCGCACACGCCGATGCAGGCCTATCCGGACCTGATCAAGGCCGAGGCGCGCAAGCTCGGCGCCACGGCCCAGGTAGCCGGTGGTGTGCCGGCGATGTGCGACGGCGTCACACAAGGCACGCCGGGCATGGAGCTCAGCCTGTTCAGCCGCGATGTGATCGCCATGGCCACGGCGGTGGCCCTGAGCCACGACGTGTTCGACGCCGCGCTGATGCTCGGCGTGTGCGACAAGATCGTGCCGGGCCTGCTGATCGGCGCGCTGCAGTTCGGCCACCTGCCGACGGTCTTCGTGCCGGCCGGGCCGATGCCGTCCGGCCTGTCGAACAACGCCAAATCAAAGGTCCGCGAGCAGGCGGCGCAGGGCCTGGTCGGTCGGCCCGAACTGCTCGAGGCCGAATCCGCGGCCTACCACTCGGCCGGCACCTGCACCTTCTACGGCACGGCCAACAGCAACCAGATGCTGCTCGAGGCCATGGGCCTGCACGTGCCCGGCACGGCCTTCGTGGCGCCCGGTGGTGCGCTGCGCGATGAGTTGACGCGCGAGGCGGCGCGCACCGTGCTCGGCATTACCTATAAAAAGCGCTTCGCACCGATCGGCCGCGTGGTGGACGAACGCGCCATCGTCAACGCCATGGTGGCGCTGCTGGCCACCGGCGGCTCGACGAACCACCTGATCCATTGGGTGGCCGTGGCGCATTCGGCGGGCATCGTCATCGACTGGGACGACTTCAGCGCACTCTCCGACGTGGTGCCGACGCTGGCCAAGGTCTACCCCAACGGCAGTGCCGATGTGAACCAGTTCCAGGCCGCGGGCGGCACCGGCTACATCATCCGCGAGCTGCTCGACGCCGGCTTCATGCACGAAGACGTGATCACCGTGCGCCCCGGCGGCCTGCGCGAATTCACGGCCGAGCCGGCGCTGGTCGGCGATGTACTGCGCTGGGAAGTGGCCGGCGCATCGAAGGACGAGGGCATCGTGCGCCCTGCCGGCGCGCCGTTCAGCGCCACCGGCGGCCTGAAGCTGCTGCAGGGCAACCTGGGCCGCAGCGTGATCAAGGTCTCGGCCGTGCCTGAAGACCGGCACGTGATCGAGGCGCCAGCGCGGGTCTTCGATTCGCAGGAGGCGCTGCATGTGGCCTTCAATGCCGGCGAACTCAACCGCGACGTGGTGTGCGTGGTGCGCTGGCAGGGCCCGCAGGCCAACGGCATGCCCGAGCTGCACAAGCTCACGCCGCCGCTGGCCGTGCTGCAGGGCAAGGGCTACAAGGTGGCGCTGGTCACCGACGGCCGCATGAGTGGTGCCTCGGGCAAGGTGCCGGCCGCGATCCACGTGTCGCCCGAAGCCGTGGCCGGCGGCCCGCTGGCGAAAATCGTGGACGGCGATCTGGTCCGGCTGGACGCCGTGGCTGGCACACTCCAGGCCCTGGTGGCCGACGACGTGTGGGCAGAGCGCCCCTTCGCCACCATTCCCGAATCCCAGCGCGCCGCAAATGCGGTCGGCATGGGGCGCGAACTATTCACCGGCATGCGACGCAGTGCCAAGACCGCAGAAGAAGGAGCACTTTCATGGATGTAA
- the pdxH gene encoding pyridoxamine 5'-phosphate oxidase has protein sequence MSATPPSPTTPNSTQLADLRKSYERAELDENASNPLPLAQFGLWLGEALSAQLPEPNAMTLATVGSDLRPSTRIVLIKGYDERGIVWYTNYESRKGRELAGNPFAALQFHWVELERVVRIEGVVEKVSDAESDAYYKSRPLDSRLGAWASPQSEVISGRGVLVANAAKYGAQFLLNPPRPPHWGGYRLVPERWEFWQGRKSRLHDRLRYSRDAKGGWLRERLAP, from the coding sequence ATGAGCGCCACACCACCCTCCCCGACGACCCCAAATTCAACCCAGCTTGCCGATCTGCGAAAAAGCTATGAACGCGCCGAACTCGACGAAAACGCGTCGAATCCCTTGCCGCTGGCCCAATTCGGCCTCTGGCTCGGCGAAGCGCTCTCGGCGCAGTTGCCCGAGCCGAACGCCATGACGCTGGCCACCGTCGGCAGCGATCTGCGGCCATCGACGCGCATCGTGCTGATCAAGGGCTACGACGAGCGTGGCATCGTCTGGTACACGAACTACGAAAGCCGCAAGGGCCGGGAACTGGCCGGCAACCCCTTCGCCGCCCTGCAGTTCCACTGGGTGGAACTGGAACGGGTGGTGCGCATCGAAGGCGTGGTCGAGAAGGTCAGCGACGCCGAGAGCGACGCCTACTACAAGAGCCGGCCGCTGGATTCACGACTGGGTGCCTGGGCCAGCCCGCAGAGCGAGGTGATCTCGGGCCGCGGCGTGCTGGTGGCCAATGCCGCCAAATACGGCGCGCAGTTCCTGCTGAACCCGCCGCGGCCGCCGCACTGGGGCGGCTATCGGCTCGTGCCGGAGCGTTGGGAGTTCTGGCAGGGCCGCAAAAGCCGGCTGCACGACCGCCTGCGCTACAGCCGCGACGCGAAAGGCGGCTGGCTGCGCGAGCGGCTCGCGCCGTGA
- the ppa gene encoding inorganic diphosphatase, with protein sequence MSLNQVSPGKNAPDAFNVVIEIPMNADPIKYEVDKESGAIFVDRFMTTAMHYPTNYGYVPQTLSGDGDPVDVLVITPYPLFPGVVVTCRPIGILMMEDEAGIDGKVLAVPTDKILPIYTHWQKIEDVNQMRLKAITHFFEHYKDLEKGKWVKVLGWEGIDAAKKEIMDGIANYKK encoded by the coding sequence ATGTCGCTGAACCAAGTTTCCCCCGGTAAAAACGCGCCCGACGCCTTCAACGTGGTCATCGAGATTCCGATGAATGCCGACCCGATCAAGTACGAGGTGGACAAGGAGTCCGGCGCGATCTTCGTCGACCGCTTCATGACCACGGCGATGCACTACCCGACCAACTACGGCTACGTGCCGCAGACCCTGTCGGGCGACGGCGATCCGGTCGACGTGCTGGTGATCACGCCTTACCCGCTGTTTCCCGGCGTGGTGGTGACCTGCCGACCGATCGGCATCCTGATGATGGAGGACGAAGCCGGCATCGACGGCAAGGTGCTGGCCGTGCCCACCGACAAGATCCTGCCGATCTACACCCACTGGCAGAAGATCGAGGACGTGAACCAGATGCGCCTGAAGGCCATCACCCACTTCTTCGAGCACTACAAGGACCTCGAAAAGGGCAAATGGGTCAAAGTGCTGGGCTGGGAAGGCATCGACGCGGCCAAGAAGGAAATCATGGACGGCATCGCCAACTACAAGAAGTAA
- a CDS encoding AEC family transporter, which yields MNQTVISSLLPVILLIALGLVVGKRGWIRDTSVKDLANLVFLVLSPALLFHAMSTVKVEQLSLWPVASYFLGAGVIFGGTLLVMGFDRTSVVTAIANTYSNTAMIGIPLVGLAYGPAGMVTLLTLVSLHSLVLLTLATVAVELALAREQAASGQGTRRHIVAVVGRAVRNAVIHPVPIPIIVGLLWAQTGWQMPEVIDKPIQWLGQAFGPLALVMVGVTLAHTRVGTHFKGALLLAVVKNLLHPVLVFGIGRLLGLSGLPLTVMVVAAALPMGANVFLFSQRYKAAEDLITAAVAVSTGIGIATLSLIMLWMG from the coding sequence GTGAACCAGACCGTCATCTCCTCCCTCCTGCCCGTGATCCTGCTGATCGCCCTCGGGCTGGTCGTGGGCAAGCGCGGCTGGATTCGTGACACCTCGGTCAAGGATCTGGCCAACCTGGTGTTCCTGGTGCTGTCGCCGGCGCTGCTGTTCCATGCCATGAGCACGGTCAAGGTCGAGCAACTGAGCCTGTGGCCCGTGGCTTCGTACTTTCTGGGCGCAGGTGTGATTTTCGGTGGCACGCTGCTGGTGATGGGTTTCGACCGCACGAGCGTGGTCACGGCCATCGCCAATACCTACAGCAACACCGCGATGATCGGGATCCCGCTGGTCGGCCTGGCCTACGGGCCGGCGGGCATGGTCACGCTGCTGACCCTGGTGTCGCTGCATTCGCTGGTGCTGCTCACGCTGGCCACCGTGGCGGTGGAACTGGCACTCGCGCGTGAACAGGCCGCGAGCGGGCAGGGCACGCGACGTCACATTGTCGCCGTGGTCGGCCGGGCGGTGCGCAATGCCGTGATCCATCCGGTGCCGATCCCGATCATCGTCGGCCTGCTATGGGCACAGACCGGCTGGCAGATGCCGGAAGTCATCGATAAGCCGATCCAGTGGCTGGGCCAGGCCTTCGGGCCGCTAGCGCTGGTGATGGTCGGCGTCACTTTGGCGCATACCCGCGTCGGCACGCACTTCAAGGGTGCATTGCTGCTGGCCGTGGTGAAGAACCTGCTGCACCCGGTGCTGGTGTTCGGCATCGGGCGGCTGCTCGGCCTGTCGGGCTTGCCGCTCACGGTGATGGTGGTGGCCGCCGCCTTGCCGATGGGCGCCAACGTGTTCCTGTTCTCGCAGCGCTACAAGGCCGCCGAAGACCTGATCACCGCCGCCGTGGCGGTATCCACCGGCATCGGCATCGCCACGCTGTCGCTTATCATGCTGTGGATGGGCTGA
- a CDS encoding OmpA family protein — translation MFSQDEDDNQRVALGLVFGILLLVVASVIGIGIYKSRPVTKAPPAVVSVSVPVAVAVVDPEAASIKVENGVVTFYFASGKADLAPGANEALAEVVKAIAAGKQASISGYHDATGDAALNAELSKQRAIAVRDAIKALGAAEEKLELSKPEQTQAGGSNAEARRVEVTVH, via the coding sequence ATGTTTTCACAAGACGAAGATGACAACCAGCGCGTTGCTTTGGGGCTCGTATTCGGTATTTTGTTGCTGGTTGTTGCATCCGTTATCGGAATAGGCATCTACAAGTCGCGTCCCGTGACCAAGGCGCCGCCGGCCGTGGTGAGCGTCAGCGTGCCTGTTGCCGTGGCCGTGGTCGACCCGGAAGCCGCCAGCATCAAGGTCGAGAACGGCGTGGTCACTTTCTATTTCGCCAGCGGCAAGGCTGATCTGGCGCCCGGCGCGAACGAGGCCCTGGCCGAAGTCGTGAAGGCGATCGCCGCCGGCAAGCAGGCTTCGATCAGCGGCTACCACGACGCCACGGGCGACGCGGCGCTGAACGCCGAGCTCTCCAAGCAGCGTGCCATCGCGGTGCGCGACGCGATCAAGGCGCTTGGCGCCGCCGAGGAAAAGCTCGAACTCAGCAAACCCGAACAGACCCAGGCCGGCGGCAGCAATGCTGAAGCCCGTCGCGTCGAAGTCACGGTGCATTGA
- a CDS encoding nucleotidyltransferase family protein has product MPVVIVLAAGRGERFAASGGQVHKLEAPLAGKRVRDHTLAAVRASGLPWWMVKAAPGLRGMGDSIRAGVLATQHAPGWLMLPADLPLVRPASLLAVAQALTHAPVVVPHCDGQRGHPVGFDASCMHALLDLEGKEGAARIVQAQRERDMVVDLALNDIGVITDIDTVDDLCAAEQLLTRRLAAYG; this is encoded by the coding sequence TTGCCCGTCGTCATCGTGCTGGCGGCGGGCCGCGGCGAGCGGTTTGCCGCGTCCGGTGGACAGGTCCACAAGCTCGAGGCGCCGCTGGCCGGCAAGCGGGTGCGCGACCACACCCTCGCGGCCGTGCGGGCCAGCGGACTGCCGTGGTGGATGGTCAAGGCCGCGCCGGGCCTGCGCGGCATGGGCGACTCGATCCGCGCGGGGGTGCTGGCCACGCAGCACGCGCCGGGCTGGCTGATGCTGCCGGCGGACCTGCCGCTGGTGCGCCCGGCGAGCCTGCTGGCCGTGGCCCAGGCGCTGACCCACGCGCCGGTGGTGGTGCCGCATTGCGACGGCCAACGCGGCCATCCGGTGGGGTTCGACGCGAGCTGCATGCACGCCTTGCTCGATCTCGAAGGCAAGGAAGGCGCGGCGCGCATCGTGCAGGCCCAGCGCGAGCGGGACATGGTGGTCGACCTGGCGCTGAACGACATCGGCGTGATCACCGACATCGACACCGTGGACGACCTCTGCGCCGCCGAGCAACTGCTGACGCGCCGCCTCGCGGCCTACGGCTGA
- a CDS encoding gamma-glutamylcyclotransferase produces MTEIAAPAVSLSPSPHPAAAAAPDGTRCPQRMLELAKLRWGGESDLWVFGYASLIWRPEFDFIEQRRAKVHGWHRSLKMWSRINRGTPDCPGLVFALLSGGSCQGVVFRIPRHDVAEALPRLWQREMATGVYDPKWLRCQTDEGAVSALAFTLSRRSPNYTRELTEAQVRRVFSESCGRYGTSLEYARNTFDGLLQHNIHDRALERLLKLSPTAG; encoded by the coding sequence ATGACGGAAATTGCCGCCCCCGCCGTTTCGCTTTCTCCCAGCCCCCACCCAGCGGCCGCGGCGGCCCCCGACGGCACGCGGTGCCCACAACGCATGCTGGAACTCGCCAAATTGCGCTGGGGCGGCGAGTCGGACCTGTGGGTGTTCGGCTACGCCTCGCTGATCTGGCGGCCCGAATTCGATTTCATCGAACAGCGCCGTGCCAAGGTGCACGGCTGGCACCGTTCGCTGAAGATGTGGAGCCGCATCAACCGTGGTACGCCGGACTGCCCCGGCCTGGTGTTCGCCCTGCTCTCTGGCGGCAGTTGCCAGGGGGTGGTGTTCCGCATCCCCCGCCATGATGTCGCCGAAGCCCTCCCGCGGCTTTGGCAGCGCGAGATGGCCACCGGCGTTTACGACCCCAAATGGCTGCGCTGCCAGACGGACGAGGGCGCGGTCAGCGCGCTCGCCTTCACGCTGTCCCGGCGCAGTCCGAACTACACGCGGGAACTCACCGAAGCGCAGGTACGGCGGGTGTTCTCCGAATCGTGCGGGCGCTACGGCACCTCGCTGGAATACGCACGCAACACCTTCGACGGCCTGCTGCAGCACAACATCCACGACCGCGCACTGGAGCGGCTGCTCAAACTCTCGCCGACGGCTGGCTGA
- the eda gene encoding bifunctional 4-hydroxy-2-oxoglutarate aldolase/2-dehydro-3-deoxy-phosphogluconate aldolase, whose translation MDVIKSTTAASHWTALQVMQDAPVIPVIVLNDVAHAVPLARALVAGGIRMLEVTLRTPQALACIERIAREVPEAVVGAGTIRNAADAQASAKAGALFGVSPGYTRGVGQACRDAGLALLPGVATGSEIMMAQEDGFTELKFFPAMQAGGPAMLKAWSGPFFDVKFCPTGGVTLQNAPEFLALPNVVCVGGSWIVPADAIKAGDWGRITQLARDTAGLKKPG comes from the coding sequence ATGGATGTAATCAAGAGCACAACGGCCGCCAGCCACTGGACCGCGTTGCAGGTGATGCAGGACGCACCGGTGATCCCGGTGATCGTGCTGAACGACGTGGCCCATGCCGTGCCACTGGCGCGTGCGCTGGTGGCCGGCGGCATCCGCATGCTCGAGGTCACGCTGCGCACCCCGCAGGCGCTGGCCTGCATCGAGCGCATCGCCCGTGAGGTGCCCGAAGCCGTGGTCGGTGCCGGCACCATCCGCAATGCCGCCGACGCCCAGGCCTCGGCCAAGGCCGGCGCCTTGTTCGGCGTGAGCCCGGGCTACACCCGCGGCGTCGGCCAGGCCTGCCGTGATGCCGGCCTGGCCTTGCTGCCCGGCGTGGCGACGGGCAGCGAAATCATGATGGCGCAGGAGGACGGGTTCACCGAACTCAAGTTCTTCCCGGCGATGCAGGCCGGCGGCCCGGCCATGCTCAAGGCCTGGAGCGGCCCGTTCTTCGACGTGAAGTTCTGCCCCACCGGCGGCGTGACGCTGCAAAACGCGCCCGAATTCCTGGCGTTGCCCAACGTCGTCTGTGTCGGCGGTTCGTGGATCGTGCCGGCCGACGCGATCAAGGCTGGCGACTGGGGCCGCATCACGCAGCTCGCGCGCGACACGGCCGGCCTGAAGAAACCCGGCTGA